One window of the Candidatus Microbacterium colombiense genome contains the following:
- a CDS encoding FtsQ-type POTRA domain-containing protein, with translation MRRPPPLPTTPESPAEKESATRSAVRPTRKSQDADLADRPSAIDDRSTEGAADDVAPPTSTRDVWRASRARRKALRAEIRRFTQRSRRRRIVWLSVVGAIVVLIGGSLAAAYSPLFAVERITVAGASTLDPTAIEAALSGQLGTPLALVDSSEVKAALLAFPLIETYALEARPPHDLTVRIVERTPVGVLRSDAGYTLVDAAGVALSTTSDQPAGQPLIEVEGGTDTAAFESAGLVVRTLPADLRTQLTGVRASTADDVTLVLSSGLTVVWGSADESALKALVLEQTLKAKPDASTIDVSSPKTAVVG, from the coding sequence ATGCGTCGGCCCCCACCGCTGCCGACCACGCCGGAGAGCCCGGCCGAGAAGGAGAGCGCGACGAGGTCCGCGGTGCGTCCGACGCGGAAGTCGCAGGACGCCGATCTCGCTGACCGGCCGTCGGCGATCGATGACCGATCGACCGAGGGCGCAGCCGACGATGTCGCTCCGCCCACCTCCACGAGAGACGTGTGGCGCGCCTCCCGCGCACGCCGCAAGGCCCTGCGTGCGGAGATCCGTCGGTTCACGCAACGTTCCCGGCGACGCCGGATCGTCTGGCTCAGCGTCGTGGGTGCGATCGTCGTCCTCATCGGGGGCAGCCTGGCTGCAGCGTACAGTCCGCTGTTCGCGGTGGAGAGGATCACCGTGGCCGGCGCGTCCACCCTCGATCCGACCGCGATCGAGGCCGCGCTGAGCGGACAGCTCGGCACGCCTCTGGCACTGGTGGATTCCAGCGAGGTCAAGGCGGCGCTCCTGGCCTTTCCGCTGATCGAGACGTACGCGCTCGAGGCGCGACCGCCCCATGACCTCACGGTGCGCATCGTGGAGCGCACCCCGGTGGGAGTGCTCCGCTCCGATGCCGGATACACGTTGGTCGACGCCGCGGGCGTCGCTCTGTCGACCACCTCGGACCAACCGGCTGGGCAACCTCTGATCGAGGTCGAGGGTGGAACCGACACTGCCGCGTTCGAGAGCGCGGGGCTGGTCGTGCGTACGCTTCCCGCTGACCTGCGCACGCAGCTGACGGGGGTTCGTGCCAGCACGGCCGACGATGTGACGCTCGTGCTGAGCAGCGGATTGACGGTGGTGTGGGGGAGCGCTGACGAATCCGCACTCAAGGCTCTGGTACTCGAGCAGACCCTCAAGGCGAAGCCGGATGCCTCCACCATCGACGTCTCGTCGCCCAAGACGGCGGTCGTCGGCTGA
- the murC gene encoding UDP-N-acetylmuramate--L-alanine ligase — translation MIRPDLSLPIPETITSAHFIGIGGSGMSGLAKMFLDAGIRVSGSDRADSDNLRALAAAGATVHVGHDAAHLGDADTVVHTGAIWPENPEFLLAKERGLHVIHRSQALHWLIGSRRLVSVAGAHGKTTSTGMIVTALRELGADPHFVNGGVIEQLGTSSATGSGDLFVVEADESDGTFLLYDTAVALITNVDPDHLDHFGSDEAFHDAFVQFADAAREAVVISSDDAGALRVGAKLSHPNVLTFGQADDADVRVSDVVADGPVAATITRGVESVRMQLGVPGVHNAINAAGSVAVLLALGFELGAAVRAVEGFAGTVRRLEQHGVARGVTVYDDYSHHPTEVRAALEAMRSISGTGRIIAIQQPHTYSRTQHMYQEFADVLEGFADHTVMLDVYGAREDPVEGVTGELVSGAFRDPSHVHFVADWQDAADYTASVARDGDFVITLGCGNVYQIIPQVLESLRRTDEA, via the coding sequence ATGATCAGACCTGACCTCTCCCTCCCGATTCCCGAGACGATCACCTCTGCGCACTTCATCGGCATCGGTGGATCCGGCATGAGCGGACTCGCCAAGATGTTCCTCGACGCCGGCATCCGCGTGTCCGGCTCCGACCGTGCCGACAGCGACAACCTGCGTGCGCTGGCCGCCGCAGGCGCGACCGTTCACGTCGGACACGACGCCGCGCATCTCGGCGATGCCGACACGGTCGTGCACACGGGCGCCATCTGGCCGGAGAACCCGGAGTTCCTTCTCGCGAAGGAACGGGGGCTCCACGTCATCCACCGTTCGCAGGCGCTGCACTGGCTGATCGGCTCCCGCCGTCTGGTGTCCGTCGCGGGGGCGCATGGAAAGACCACCTCGACCGGGATGATCGTCACAGCGCTCCGCGAGCTCGGTGCCGACCCGCACTTCGTCAACGGCGGCGTGATCGAGCAGCTCGGCACTTCGAGCGCGACCGGCTCCGGCGACCTCTTCGTGGTCGAGGCCGACGAATCCGACGGCACGTTCCTGCTCTACGACACCGCCGTGGCGCTGATCACGAACGTCGACCCCGATCATCTCGACCACTTCGGCTCGGACGAGGCGTTCCACGATGCGTTCGTGCAGTTCGCCGACGCGGCCCGCGAGGCCGTGGTGATCTCCAGCGATGATGCCGGAGCGCTCCGCGTCGGTGCGAAGCTCTCGCATCCGAACGTCCTCACCTTCGGCCAGGCCGACGACGCGGACGTGCGTGTCTCGGACGTCGTCGCCGATGGGCCCGTCGCCGCGACGATCACGCGCGGCGTGGAGAGCGTGCGCATGCAGCTGGGCGTGCCCGGCGTGCACAACGCGATCAATGCCGCAGGATCGGTCGCGGTACTGCTGGCTCTGGGCTTCGAGCTGGGTGCCGCCGTGCGCGCGGTCGAGGGGTTCGCCGGCACGGTGCGACGCCTCGAGCAGCACGGTGTCGCGCGCGGTGTCACGGTCTACGACGACTACTCCCACCACCCGACCGAGGTGCGCGCGGCCCTGGAGGCCATGCGCAGCATCTCCGGAACGGGACGCATCATCGCGATCCAGCAGCCGCACACCTACTCGCGCACGCAGCACATGTATCAGGAGTTCGCCGACGTGCTCGAGGGATTCGCCGATCACACGGTGATGCTCGACGTGTACGGTGCGCGTGAGGATCCGGTCGAGGGCGTCACCGGCGAACTGGTCAGCGGCGCCTTCCGGGATCCCTCGCACGTGCACTTCGTCGCGGACTGGCAGGATGCGGCGGACTACACCGCATCCGTCGCCCGTGACGGCGACTTCGTGATCACCTTGGGCTGCGGCAACGTCTACCAGATCATCCCTCAGGTGCTGGAGTCGCTGCGCCGCACCGACGAGGCGTAA
- a CDS encoding UDP-N-acetylglucosamine--N-acetylmuramyl-(pentapeptide) pyrophosphoryl-undecaprenol N-acetylglucosamine transferase, giving the protein MTSYLLAGGGTAGHVNPLLAVADGLRTRDPHAHVLVLGTAEGLESRLVPARGYELLVVDKVPFPRRPNAQAVAFAGRFRRAIAQVRAHIRAHGIDVVVGFGGYASAPAYVAARRERIPFVVHEANAKPGLANVLGARGAAAIGVAFAGTPLRGGEVVGMPLRREVIELDRSATRGEAAGAFGLDAERPVLLVFGGSLGAQRLNEALQDSWRDVLDAGWQLLHVTGERSDMVDPEAPGYTMRRYVDRMDLAFALADLIVSRSGSATVSEVSALGIPALYVPYSVGNGEQRLNAASAVAAAAAELLDDATFDGDAVRRLVVPLLHDRARIDAMAVAAEKVGTRTGTENVIALIDRAVGTPN; this is encoded by the coding sequence GTGACCTCGTACCTCCTTGCCGGCGGCGGAACCGCCGGCCATGTCAATCCCCTGCTCGCCGTCGCTGACGGGCTGCGAACCCGCGACCCTCACGCCCACGTCCTCGTGCTGGGGACGGCAGAGGGACTCGAGTCCCGCCTCGTGCCCGCACGCGGCTATGAGCTGCTCGTCGTCGACAAGGTGCCCTTCCCGCGCCGACCGAATGCTCAGGCGGTCGCCTTCGCCGGACGCTTCCGTCGGGCGATCGCGCAGGTGCGGGCACACATCCGCGCGCACGGCATCGACGTGGTGGTCGGGTTCGGTGGGTACGCCTCGGCGCCCGCTTATGTCGCTGCGCGCCGAGAGCGCATCCCCTTCGTGGTCCACGAGGCCAACGCCAAGCCGGGGCTTGCCAACGTGCTCGGCGCTCGCGGGGCGGCGGCGATCGGCGTCGCCTTCGCCGGAACGCCTCTGCGCGGCGGCGAGGTGGTCGGGATGCCCCTGCGCCGCGAGGTCATCGAGCTCGATCGTTCCGCGACGCGGGGGGAGGCGGCAGGCGCGTTCGGTCTGGATGCCGAGCGGCCGGTGCTCCTGGTGTTCGGCGGGTCGCTCGGTGCTCAGCGGCTGAACGAGGCGCTGCAGGATTCGTGGCGTGACGTGCTCGATGCGGGATGGCAACTGCTGCATGTCACCGGAGAGCGCAGCGACATGGTGGATCCCGAAGCGCCGGGGTACACGATGCGCCGTTACGTGGATCGCATGGATCTGGCCTTCGCGCTGGCCGACCTGATCGTGTCGCGCTCAGGATCGGCGACGGTGTCCGAGGTCAGTGCCCTCGGCATTCCCGCTCTCTACGTGCCCTACTCGGTGGGCAACGGCGAGCAGCGGCTGAACGCCGCCTCCGCGGTGGCAGCCGCTGCGGCGGAACTGCTGGACGATGCCACGTTCGACGGCGATGCCGTGCGCCGGCTGGTCGTTCCGCTGCTCCACGACCGCGCGAGGATCGACGCCATGGCAGTTGCTGCCGAGAAGGTGGGTACCCGCACGGGCACGGAGAACGTCATCGCGCTCATCGATCGTGCCGTCGGCACCCCGAACTAG
- the ftsW gene encoding putative lipid II flippase FtsW: protein MTQVGRQPRTESRGLAARVSLGRRFTPVSGEFLMITSTALLLTLFGLVMVLSATSAVAIGNGESPWTAALRQGIFALLGVPIMFLVSRLPIAFFKKMAWPALFGAVALQLLVFTPLGIADGGNRNWIQIAGFQLQPSEFLKLALALWVAYVLLRKHAMLGTWHHVFIPVVPVGALAIGTVLAGKDLGTAMVLVLILLGCLFFSGVKLRLFIIPVILGVAAVLAYALSSGDRMRRITASCDNLDLYYTDCYQSIHGIWGMASGGIFGLGLGNSQEKYGWLPAAGNDFIFAIVGEELGLIGCIVVLALFTFFTIGAFHVIRKTDDPFIRVAAGGITVWIVGQAVLNIGVVIGIFPVMGVPLPFMSQGGTALLAVLMACGVLLAFARTIPAAESDAAVPRSATRQGRSTGRGRVTK from the coding sequence ATGACGCAGGTCGGTCGGCAGCCACGGACTGAGTCGCGCGGCCTCGCTGCTCGGGTATCGCTCGGACGCCGGTTCACGCCCGTATCGGGCGAGTTCCTGATGATCACCTCGACCGCGCTTCTGCTCACGCTGTTCGGCCTCGTCATGGTGCTGTCGGCGACCAGCGCCGTCGCGATCGGCAACGGGGAGAGCCCCTGGACGGCCGCGTTGCGACAGGGGATCTTCGCGCTCCTCGGTGTGCCGATCATGTTCCTCGTGAGCCGGCTGCCCATCGCCTTCTTCAAGAAGATGGCCTGGCCCGCGCTGTTCGGTGCCGTCGCGCTCCAACTGCTCGTCTTCACCCCGCTGGGCATCGCGGATGGAGGAAACCGGAACTGGATCCAGATCGCCGGGTTCCAGCTGCAGCCGTCGGAGTTCCTGAAGCTCGCGCTGGCTCTCTGGGTCGCCTACGTCCTGCTGCGCAAGCACGCGATGCTCGGCACCTGGCACCACGTCTTCATCCCGGTGGTGCCGGTCGGCGCCCTCGCGATCGGCACGGTGCTCGCGGGCAAGGACCTCGGCACGGCGATGGTGCTGGTGCTGATCCTGCTCGGATGCCTCTTCTTCTCGGGAGTGAAGCTGAGGCTCTTCATCATCCCGGTGATCCTCGGAGTGGCGGCCGTTCTCGCGTATGCCCTTTCCAGTGGGGACCGGATGCGCCGCATCACGGCGTCATGCGACAACCTCGACCTGTACTACACGGACTGCTATCAATCCATCCACGGGATCTGGGGCATGGCCTCCGGCGGCATCTTCGGCCTCGGCCTGGGCAACTCGCAGGAGAAGTACGGCTGGCTGCCGGCGGCGGGAAACGACTTCATCTTCGCGATCGTGGGGGAGGAGCTCGGCCTGATCGGGTGCATCGTCGTGCTCGCCCTGTTCACCTTCTTCACCATCGGCGCCTTCCATGTCATCCGCAAGACCGACGACCCCTTCATCCGCGTCGCGGCCGGGGGCATCACCGTCTGGATCGTCGGACAGGCCGTGCTCAACATCGGCGTCGTGATCGGCATCTTCCCCGTCATGGGCGTGCCGCTGCCGTTCATGTCGCAGGGAGGCACGGCGCTGCTGGCCGTGCTGATGGCCTGCGGGGTGCTGCTGGCCTTCGCGCGGACGATCCCTGCCGCGGAATCGGACGCAGCGGTGCCGCGCTCAGCGACCCGCCAGGGTCGGTCGACAGGGCGGGGTAGGGTCACCAAGTGA
- the murD gene encoding UDP-N-acetylmuramoyl-L-alanine--D-glutamate ligase yields MSAERLRTLTSWHSDWKGLRVAVLGLSMTGFSVADTLTELGAEVLVLSESADEEYERLLPVIGARLELGSLAVVPDALTAFAPDLLIFSPGFPPSHPVVIWAQTSGIAIWGDVELAWRLRDKVTRADGTPADWVLITGTNGKTTTTQLTATLLSEGGLRAAPCGNIGVPVLDAVRDPAGFDVLVVELSSHQLWYLGQSDIEGELFPHAAVCLNLADDHLVWHGSAQAYRDAKALVYRNTRVACVYNKADDATRRMVEEAEVVDGARAIGFDLGIPGPSDLGVVEGLLVDRAFLDDRSRSALELTTLADLDRVGLSAPHIVQNILAASALARSLGVAPEAIHTALEGFRLDAHRIQVIARHAGITWVDDSKATNPHAAASSLRAYPGAVWIVGGDLKGVDLAELVADAGRTARAAVVIGIERAEVVTAFRRHAPQVPLFEVDAGDTGQVMNRVVEIAAGVVDGEGTVLLAPAAASFDQFSSYADRGHRFAEAVREWIDRGSDDDAGRSAATD; encoded by the coding sequence GTGTCGGCTGAGCGTCTGCGCACACTCACCAGTTGGCATTCCGACTGGAAGGGCCTTCGCGTCGCCGTGCTCGGACTCTCGATGACCGGGTTCTCGGTCGCCGACACCCTGACCGAGCTCGGCGCAGAGGTGCTCGTGCTCAGCGAGTCCGCCGACGAGGAGTACGAGCGCCTGTTGCCGGTCATCGGTGCGCGCCTCGAACTCGGCTCGCTCGCCGTCGTTCCCGACGCTCTCACCGCGTTCGCACCGGATCTCCTGATCTTCTCGCCCGGCTTCCCCCCGTCGCATCCCGTGGTCATCTGGGCGCAGACGAGCGGCATCGCGATCTGGGGCGATGTCGAGCTCGCCTGGCGTCTGCGCGACAAGGTCACCCGCGCCGATGGCACGCCTGCGGACTGGGTGCTGATCACCGGGACGAACGGCAAGACCACCACGACGCAGCTCACCGCGACGCTGCTCTCGGAGGGCGGACTGCGGGCGGCTCCCTGCGGGAACATCGGCGTGCCCGTCCTCGACGCGGTGCGCGACCCCGCCGGTTTCGACGTTCTCGTGGTCGAGCTCTCGAGTCACCAGCTCTGGTATCTCGGACAGTCGGACATCGAGGGGGAGCTGTTCCCGCACGCGGCCGTGTGCCTGAACCTGGCCGACGACCATCTCGTCTGGCACGGGAGTGCGCAGGCCTACCGCGATGCGAAGGCCCTCGTGTACCGGAACACGCGCGTGGCCTGCGTCTACAACAAGGCCGACGATGCCACCCGGCGCATGGTCGAGGAGGCCGAGGTCGTGGACGGCGCGCGCGCGATCGGCTTCGATCTCGGCATCCCCGGGCCGAGCGACCTCGGTGTCGTGGAGGGACTGCTCGTGGATCGTGCGTTCCTCGATGACCGCTCGCGCTCTGCGCTCGAGCTCACGACGCTCGCCGACCTGGACCGTGTGGGGCTCTCCGCCCCGCACATCGTGCAGAACATCCTCGCCGCGAGCGCCCTCGCGCGATCGCTCGGTGTCGCTCCCGAGGCGATCCACACCGCCCTCGAGGGCTTCCGTCTCGATGCTCATCGCATCCAGGTCATCGCACGTCACGCGGGCATCACCTGGGTCGACGACTCTAAGGCGACCAATCCGCACGCCGCGGCGTCGTCATTGCGTGCCTACCCCGGGGCCGTCTGGATCGTGGGAGGCGACCTCAAGGGGGTCGATCTCGCCGAGCTGGTCGCGGACGCCGGCAGGACGGCACGTGCTGCCGTGGTGATCGGCATCGAGCGCGCCGAGGTCGTGACGGCGTTCCGACGACACGCGCCGCAGGTGCCGCTCTTCGAGGTGGATGCCGGTGACACTGGACAGGTCATGAACCGTGTCGTGGAGATCGCGGCGGGGGTCGTCGACGGCGAGGGGACGGTCCTGCTGGCTCCCGCGGCGGCGTCCTTCGACCAGTTCTCCAGCTACGCGGATCGCGGCCACCGCTTCGCCGAAGCAGTGCGAGAGTGGATCGACCGGGGGAGCGACGATGACGCAGGTCGGTCGGCAGCCACGGACTGA
- the mraY gene encoding phospho-N-acetylmuramoyl-pentapeptide-transferase: protein MRSLIMAAAISLAFTLFLTPVFLRLFRKWGWGQVIRTPEAVENPSHEAKRGTPTMGGVIFIAGSIVGYFTGVYVSGEQPALSALLVIWLMVGFGAVGFIDDYMKVRSQRSLGLSGWRKVIGQLLVIVPFGIVALNFPNKFGQTPASESISLFRDITWLNLFAFGIVLGWALYLAWIAIIGVATSNSVNLTDGLDGLAAGAGVIVVGAYSLIAFWQFKQPCAGGDPGTIGGCYEVRDPFNLAIIAASFAAGLIGFLWWNAPKAKVFMGDVGSMAIGGVITAMAILTRTELLLLVIAGVFVLSSGSVILQRAYFKLTRGKRLFLMSPFHHHLEMRGWAEVTIVVRLWIIAGLLAVSAVGLFYVEWLTRVG, encoded by the coding sequence GTGAGGTCACTCATCATGGCGGCGGCGATCTCGCTCGCCTTCACTCTGTTCCTTACCCCGGTCTTCCTCCGGCTCTTCCGGAAGTGGGGATGGGGGCAGGTCATCCGTACCCCGGAAGCGGTCGAGAACCCGAGCCACGAAGCCAAACGCGGCACGCCGACGATGGGTGGCGTGATCTTCATCGCCGGCTCGATCGTCGGGTACTTCACCGGGGTCTACGTGAGCGGAGAGCAGCCTGCGCTGTCGGCGCTCCTGGTGATCTGGCTCATGGTCGGCTTCGGAGCCGTGGGATTCATCGACGACTACATGAAGGTGCGCAGCCAGCGCAGCCTCGGACTCTCCGGGTGGCGCAAGGTGATCGGGCAGTTGCTCGTGATCGTCCCCTTCGGCATCGTCGCCCTCAACTTCCCCAACAAGTTCGGGCAGACGCCGGCCAGCGAATCGATCTCGCTCTTCCGCGACATCACCTGGCTCAACCTGTTCGCGTTCGGCATCGTCCTCGGATGGGCGCTGTACCTCGCGTGGATCGCGATCATCGGTGTGGCCACCTCGAACAGCGTGAACCTCACGGACGGACTCGACGGCCTCGCCGCGGGCGCCGGAGTGATCGTTGTCGGCGCCTACAGCCTGATCGCCTTCTGGCAGTTCAAGCAGCCGTGCGCCGGGGGCGACCCCGGCACGATCGGCGGCTGCTACGAGGTCCGTGATCCGTTCAACCTCGCCATCATCGCGGCATCGTTCGCCGCCGGCCTGATCGGCTTCCTCTGGTGGAACGCTCCCAAGGCCAAGGTCTTCATGGGTGACGTCGGCTCGATGGCGATCGGCGGCGTGATCACCGCCATGGCGATCCTGACCCGCACCGAGCTGTTGCTCCTGGTCATCGCCGGCGTCTTCGTGCTGTCCTCGGGGTCGGTGATCCTGCAGCGGGCCTACTTCAAGCTCACGCGAGGCAAGCGTCTGTTCCTGATGAGCCCCTTCCACCACCACCTGGAGATGCGTGGATGGGCCGAGGTGACGATCGTCGTGCGCCTGTGGATCATCGCCGGTCTCCTCGCGGTCTCGGCCGTCGGGTTGTTCTACGTCGAATGGCTGACACGTGTCGGCTGA
- a CDS encoding UDP-N-acetylmuramoyl-tripeptide--D-alanyl-D-alanine ligase, translating into MIALSLAEIAATVGGELRLAGTDSAETVVDGVVDTDSRVMGPGSIFVAKPGAETDGHRFVGAAVAAGAVLAIVERPVDDEVSQIVVPDVIAALADLAREVVARVRAAGDLRIVGITGSNGKTTTKNFLARILADEGETIAPINSYNNEVGAPVTMLRVTERTRFLVSEFGAAAPGSIARLAGLVEPDVAVVLMVGMAHAGGFGGIEETAKAKSELVATATASGTAVLGVDDARVAAMRALAESRGMSVVGFGLSPAADVRAHDVVVTASGTACTIEVDGARAPLRLRVLGAHHVTNALAAIAAAGVLGVSVADSIARLETVEIAERWRMQPMGNDRVRIINDAYNASPDSMAAALRTLAQITAPGERTVAVLGAMSELGESAGEEHDRIGLLAVRLNIQRIVVVGPEARRLYLSAVGEGSWDSEAVHLPDQDAAFEYLRTELRDGDRVLVKSSNSVGLRHLGDRLGELFS; encoded by the coding sequence ATGATCGCCCTGTCGCTTGCTGAGATCGCCGCAACTGTCGGCGGTGAACTGCGCCTCGCCGGAACCGACTCCGCCGAGACCGTGGTCGACGGCGTCGTCGACACCGATTCCCGGGTGATGGGACCCGGGTCGATCTTCGTCGCCAAGCCCGGAGCGGAGACCGACGGGCACCGATTCGTGGGAGCGGCAGTGGCGGCCGGTGCCGTGCTCGCGATCGTCGAACGTCCGGTTGACGACGAGGTGTCGCAGATCGTCGTGCCCGATGTCATCGCCGCTCTCGCGGACCTCGCCCGCGAGGTCGTCGCGCGCGTCCGCGCAGCGGGCGACCTGCGGATCGTCGGGATCACCGGTTCGAACGGCAAGACGACCACCAAGAACTTCCTCGCCCGCATCCTGGCCGATGAGGGCGAGACGATCGCGCCGATCAACTCGTACAACAACGAGGTCGGCGCTCCCGTCACGATGTTGCGCGTCACCGAGCGCACACGTTTCCTCGTCAGCGAGTTCGGCGCGGCTGCGCCCGGCAGTATCGCGCGACTGGCCGGACTGGTCGAGCCCGATGTGGCCGTCGTCCTCATGGTCGGCATGGCGCACGCCGGCGGCTTCGGAGGCATCGAGGAGACCGCGAAGGCCAAGTCGGAGCTCGTCGCGACTGCAACCGCATCCGGCACGGCCGTGCTCGGCGTCGACGACGCGCGGGTCGCGGCGATGCGCGCTCTCGCCGAATCCCGGGGCATGTCGGTCGTCGGTTTCGGGCTGAGTCCTGCCGCCGACGTGCGCGCCCACGACGTCGTCGTGACCGCGTCGGGCACCGCATGCACGATCGAGGTCGACGGCGCACGTGCCCCGCTACGACTCCGCGTGCTCGGCGCCCACCACGTCACCAACGCGCTCGCGGCGATCGCAGCTGCCGGCGTGCTCGGAGTGTCGGTCGCCGACTCGATCGCTCGTCTGGAGACCGTCGAGATCGCGGAGCGCTGGCGCATGCAGCCGATGGGCAACGACCGCGTGCGGATCATCAACGACGCCTACAACGCGAGCCCGGACTCGATGGCGGCCGCGCTGCGGACGCTCGCGCAGATCACCGCGCCCGGTGAGCGTACGGTCGCCGTGCTGGGTGCCATGAGCGAGCTGGGCGAGAGCGCCGGTGAGGAGCACGACCGCATCGGTCTGCTGGCCGTGCGCCTCAACATCCAGCGCATCGTCGTGGTGGGTCCGGAGGCGCGCCGCCTCTATCTGTCGGCTGTCGGCGAAGGGTCGTGGGACAGCGAAGCCGTTCACCTCCCCGATCAGGACGCCGCATTCGAGTATCTGCGCACCGAGCTCCGCGACGGAGACCGTGTGCTCGTCAAGTCATCTAATTCCGTGGGCCTTCGGCATCTCGGCGATCGTCTGGGAGAATTGTTCTCGTGA
- a CDS encoding penicillin-binding protein 2 encodes MTTRATRGPRRRTVVALAVILSVLAVFVVRLVDIQVVSADEHVNDSLKHIGKGDDILGQRGSIVDSGGTVLASSVMVYDAELSPLVITELEDKGPKVPWAEASENIAAITGQTGDEVRALVSDALAQNAKSQFVQLKKSLTTDQYIALRDLKLAYLHQEARETRVYPNGAVAGNIVGFLDGSGTAQAGIEQMEQSCLAPVNGEESYRIGKDGVVIPGSESTVNAVDGGTVQLTINSDLNWYLQQMITEEAKKQGAKGGTATVVEVKTGKIRAAAEWPALDPNDLSTITEDGWGSEIFHHDFEPGSTFKAITAAAVMEKAGLTPLSTVSASSRETFPNGAVINDAFSHPAYNYTLAGGLIDSSNVALSKFGTMVSPEIRYDYLQRFGVGKDTIGFPTEVAGTLHPVSEWDNQSLYTTTFGQYFTVTAAQVAGAYQAIANGGEKIDLSLVESCTKADGTVVAAEKPKHEQIIAEKTAANLTRMLENVAVQGGNAERIQVPGYRVTSKTGTAQVPDGKGGYKAGVYYTSMVGFAPVDDPQYVVVVTLDEPTKVVSSAATASAFQKAMTQVMKTYRVMPSSVPMDELLPKFE; translated from the coding sequence ATGACGACACGAGCAACCCGCGGACCACGCAGGCGCACGGTCGTCGCGCTCGCCGTCATCCTCTCGGTGCTCGCCGTGTTCGTCGTGCGCCTGGTCGACATCCAGGTGGTGAGCGCGGACGAACACGTCAACGATTCCCTCAAGCACATCGGCAAGGGCGATGACATCCTCGGTCAACGAGGCTCGATCGTCGACTCGGGGGGCACCGTGCTCGCATCGAGCGTGATGGTGTACGACGCCGAGCTCAGCCCGCTCGTGATCACCGAGCTCGAGGACAAGGGCCCGAAGGTTCCCTGGGCGGAAGCCTCGGAGAACATCGCTGCCATCACCGGGCAGACCGGCGACGAGGTGCGCGCTCTCGTGTCGGATGCACTCGCGCAGAACGCCAAGAGTCAGTTCGTGCAGCTCAAGAAGTCGCTCACGACCGATCAGTACATCGCGCTCCGCGATCTGAAGCTCGCCTATCTGCATCAGGAGGCGCGCGAGACGCGCGTCTACCCGAACGGCGCCGTCGCGGGCAACATCGTCGGCTTCCTTGACGGGAGCGGGACCGCACAGGCGGGTATCGAGCAGATGGAGCAGTCGTGTCTCGCGCCCGTCAACGGCGAGGAGAGCTACCGCATCGGCAAGGACGGCGTCGTCATCCCCGGCAGCGAGAGCACCGTGAACGCCGTCGACGGCGGCACCGTGCAGCTGACGATCAACAGTGACCTGAACTGGTACCTCCAGCAGATGATCACCGAAGAGGCGAAGAAGCAGGGGGCCAAGGGCGGCACGGCGACGGTCGTCGAGGTGAAGACCGGGAAGATCCGCGCAGCCGCTGAATGGCCCGCGCTCGACCCCAATGACCTGAGCACCATCACGGAAGACGGGTGGGGGAGCGAGATCTTCCACCACGACTTCGAGCCCGGCTCGACGTTCAAGGCCATCACTGCCGCGGCCGTGATGGAGAAGGCCGGCCTCACGCCGCTCAGCACCGTCAGCGCCTCGTCGCGCGAGACGTTCCCGAACGGTGCCGTGATCAACGACGCCTTCTCGCACCCCGCATACAACTACACGCTCGCGGGCGGTCTGATCGACTCGTCGAACGTCGCCCTGTCGAAGTTCGGCACGATGGTGAGCCCCGAGATCCGCTACGACTACCTGCAGCGCTTCGGCGTCGGCAAGGACACGATCGGCTTCCCCACGGAGGTCGCCGGTACTCTGCACCCGGTCAGCGAGTGGGACAACCAGTCGCTGTACACGACCACCTTCGGCCAGTACTTCACCGTGACCGCGGCTCAGGTGGCGGGTGCCTACCAGGCGATCGCGAACGGCGGAGAGAAGATCGATCTCTCGCTCGTCGAGTCGTGCACGAAGGCGGACGGCACGGTCGTCGCGGCGGAGAAGCCGAAGCACGAGCAGATCATCGCCGAGAAGACCGCGGCCAACCTCACCCGCATGCTGGAGAACGTCGCCGTGCAGGGTGGCAACGCCGAGCGCATCCAGGTTCCGGGATACCGGGTCACCAGCAAGACCGGAACTGCGCAGGTTCCGGACGGCAAGGGCGGATACAAGGCCGGCGTGTACTACACGAGCATGGTGGGCTTCGCGCCCGTCGACGATCCGCAGTACGTCGTCGTGGTCACTCTGGACGAGCCGACTAAGGTTGTATCGTCCGCGGCCACCGCATCCGCCTTCCAGAAAGCGATGACGCAGGTGATGAAGACCTACCGCGTGATGCCGTCTTCCGTGCCGATGGATGAGTTGCTGCCCAAGTTCGAATAG